The nucleotide window TGTGGTTTAATTCGACGCAACACGAAGAACCTTACCTGGGCTTGAAGTGCTGGTGGTACCTCGGCTGAAAGGCTGAGGGACCCGCAAGGGAGCCAGCAGAGGTGCTGCATGGCTGTCGTCAGCTCGTGCCGTGAGGTGTTAGGTTAAGTCCTGCAACGAGCGCAACCCTCGTCCTATGTTGCCACCCGCAAGGGGGCACTCTTAGGAGACTGCCGTGAAAAGCACGGAGGAAGGTGGGGACGACGTCAAGTCATCATGGCCCTTATGTCCAGGGCTACACACGTGCCACAATGGCCGTTACAGAGGGAAGCAAGACCGCAAGGTGGAGCAAATCCCTAAAGACGGCCCCAGTTCCGATCGTGGGCTGCAATTCGCCCACGTGAAGTCGGAATCGCTAGTAATCGCTCATCAGCAACGGAGCGGTGAATGCGTTCCCGGGTCTTGTACACACCGCCTGTCACACCACGAAAGCCGGTTACGACAGAAGTTCCGCCTTGAGCGGACCGACGTCGTGGCTGGTGATTGGGGTGAAGTCATAACAAGGTAGGCGTACGGGAACGTGCGCCTGGATCACCTCCTTTCCTTTTTTCGCTTCGGCGATTAAAGGAATGGTCGATCTTAGCTCGATCCGAAAGCCAGGAACTCGTTGGTTTCTGAACACGCAAACAGAAGCGGAGTCAACTTATGCAAACCATCCTCAGTGATGCCTCCAAAATCATCAATTCAATTTCCGTTTCCGTTGCGAGGGCGCATAGCTCAGCTGGTTAGAGCGTCCGCTTGATAAGCGGAAGGTCCGTGGTTCGAGTCCACGTGTGCCCATTGTTCTGAACGTTCGGATTCTAAAAGGAGTGTCTGAATCGATGTTGATGTCAAGAGTCGAGGAAGCAATCGAAGAGCATTCTTTGCTCAAGCATCCTTTTTATCAGGCTTGGACGTGCGGGGAACTCAGCAAGGAAGATCTTCAGGTTTATGCCAAGGAGTATTACCACCTGGAGGCGGCGTTCCCCCGTTTCGTCAGCCGCGTTCATTCATCGATGGAGAATCCCGTTTTAAGACAGGAATTGACCAAAAATTTAATCAGCGAAGAGATCGAGGGCAAGCCTCACCGCGAGCAATGGCTTGATTTTGCCGAAGCCTTGGGATTGAACGCGGACGAGGTGACGAAAAACATCCCAAGTTCGGCGACGCAGAAAACAATGGAAACATTCTTCGATTTATGCGGACGCTCCGATTGGCATCACGGCATTGCCGCATTATACGCTTACGAGAGACAGCAGCCCCAGATCGCCAAAACCAAGAGAGAGGGGCTGGTCAAATTTTATGAGATGGATGAGAATTCTCCGGGGCTTGAGTTTTTTAAGACCCATGAGAAGGCCGATGAATGGCACAGCGAGGTTGAACGCATGATCCTTCAGAATTCCTCGAGAACGGGCGAAGCTGAAGCGATCGTCTCCTCCTGCCGCCGCGCGGCCGAAGCATTGTGGAAGTTTTTGGACGGTATTTGCGAGCAGATCAATCTGAAAGAACGCATGGCCGTTTGCCTGACGCCGTCGCAGAAGTCGTTTTCTTTGAATTAGCTCGCGCAATTGGGCGCGGGGCTGTAGCTCAGCTGGGAGAGCGCCTGCTTTGCAAGCAGGAGGTCAGGGGTTCGATCCCCCTCAGCTCCAAGGCTGCCCGTGCGGCCGGAACGGATTTTGAACGATCTTTGACAATTGAAGGATAGTAGTCAGCGTCTAGAAAATATTTCTCTATGACGGCTGCGGATGCAAATTTGCGGCTGTTATGGGGGGATCGAATGATGTGGCTAAGCTACTAAGAGTGTAAGGTGAATGCCTTGGCACTAGAAGCCGATAAAGGACGTGGTAAGCTGCGATAAGCCTCGGGGAGGAGCAAACATCCCTTGATCCGAGGATTTCCGAATCGGGAAACCGGTCCTTATGCAAGTAAGGACATCCTGTAATAAAGATCCTGGCCTTGTGCCGGGGGGATAGTTACAGGAAGACAACCCGGGGAAGTGAAACATCTCAGTACCCGGAGGAAAAGAAATCAACGAGATTCCCTGAGTAGTGGCGAGCGAAACGGGAAGAGCCCAAATTCCCCCACCACCCATCTGATGAATGTCAGATGCGTGGTGGGGGGAGGTTGTGGGGCTCGGGTGTCCGCAAGGAGGAAAGTTACCAATCCTTTCGTTAGTTGAACGGCCCTGGAACGGCCGGCCAAAGAAGGTGATAGCCCTGTAGACAAAAGCGAAAAGGACTTTCTTACCCGAGTTCCCGAGTACCATGGAACACGTGAAATTCCATGGGAATCTGGGGTGACCATTCTCCAAGGCTAAATACTCTCTAGTGACCGATAGTGAACAAGTACCGCGAGGGAAAGGCGAAAAGAACCCCGGAAGGGGAGTGAAATAGAACCTGAAACCTTACACTTACAAGCAGTTCGAGGCCTATGCCTTTTGCCGCAAGGCTTAAGGAATGGCTGAGAGCGTGCCTGTTGAAGAATGATCCGGCGAGTTACTGGTGGTTGCAAGCTTAAGTCTCTCAGAGACGAAAGCGCAGCGAAAGCGAGTCTGAATAGGGCGACAAGTAGCCATTAGTAGACCCGAAGCCAGTCGATCTAGTCCTGGGCAGGGTGAAGGCCACCGAAAGGTGGCTGGAGGCCCGAAGCGTTATACGTTGAAAAGTATCTGCATGAACTGGGATTAGGGGTGAAAGGCCAATCGAGGCTGGTGATAGCTGGTTCTCCCCGAAATAGCTTTAGGGCTAGCCTTGAAACTTAACCGCAGGGGGTAGAGCACTGGATAGTGTAGGGGGTGCAACCCACCTTCCGAATCTAACCAAACTCCGAATACCTGCGCGAATGTTTCAGGAGTCAGTGCTTGGGGGCAAGCTTCAAGCGCAAAAGGGGAACAGCCCAGACCACCGTTTAAGGTCCCTAAGTGTATGCTAAGTGGCAAAGGATGTGAATTCGCTGAGACAGCCAGGAGGTTGGCTTAGAAGCAGCCATCCTTTAAAGAGTGCGTAACAGCTCACTGGTCAAGCGAGTTTGCGCCGAAAATGACTCGGGGCTAAGCATACCACCGAATACGTGGCTGTACCGGTGCTTCGGCATCGGTACGGGGTAGGGGAGCGTTCCGTATGCATCGAAGGCATACCGAAAGGAGTGCTGGAGCGTACGGAAGTGAGGATGTCGGAATAAGTAGCGATAACTTAAGTGAGAATCTTAAGCGCCGAAAGCCTAAGGTTTCCTTGAGCAACGTTCGTCGACTCAGGGTTAGTCGGTCCTAAGCTGAGGCCGAAAGGCGTAGGTAAGGGGCATCCGGTTAATATTCCGGAACCATGGCTATGACGTTATCAACCAAGGGGGGACGCAGAAAGGTAAGCCAGCCGGGAGCAGGAGTCCCGGTTTAAGGTCGTAGGTAGGTCCCGTAGGTAAATCCGCGGGGCCGTTTGACCCGAAAGCCGAATACGACTCCGCCGTGAGGCGGGGGAAGTGGTCCAACTCCGCTGCCAAGAAAATCCTCGTGGTGAGTCATAGTTGTGTCCGTACCGCAAACCGACACAGGTAGGCTAGTAGAAGATACTAAGGCGCGCGAGCGAACCTCCGTTAAGGAACTAGGCAAAATAGCCCCGTAACTTCGGAAGAAGGGGTGCCCCGGTAAAGGCGCCGCAAGGCGTTTTGAAAGGGCCACAGTGAAAGGGGTTCCGCGACTGTTTAACAGAAACACAGGGCTCTGCTGAAATCTCAAGATGATGTATAGGGCCTGACGCTTGCCCGGTACTGGAAGGTCACGGGGAGGGGTTAGCCGCAAGGCGAGGCTCCGAACTTAAGCCCCAGTAAACGGCGGCCGTAACTATAACGGTCCTAAGGTAGCGAAATTCCTTGTCGGGTAAGTTCCGACCTGCATGAATAGCGTAACGAAGGAACCGCTGTCTCGACGGAGGGCTCGGCGAAATTGAGTTGCCAGTGAAGACGCTGGCTTCCCGCTGCAAGACGGAAAGACCCCGTGCAGCTTTACTGTATCCTGATATTGAATTACGGTTTTGGATGCGTAGGATAGGTGGGACCCGATGAAGGGCTTCTTTTGGGGAGCCCAGAGGGGACGGTGAAATACCACCCTTCCTGGAGTGTGATTCTAACTTGGGCCCGTGAATCCGGGACGAGGACAGTGTCAGGTGGGCAGTTTGACTGGGGCGGTCGCCTCCTAAAGAGTAACGGAGGCGCCCAAAGGTTCCCTCAACGCGAATAGAAATCGCGTGTCGAGTGCAAGGGCATAAGGGAGCTTGACAGGGAGCGCGACGGCGCAACCTGGTGCGAAAGCATGGCCTAGTGATCCGGTGGTTCCGAATGGAAGGGCCATCGCGCAACGGATAAAAGCTACGCCGGGGATAACAGGCTGATCGGGCCAGAGAGTTCACATCGACGGCCCGGTTTGGCACCTCGATGTCGGCTCATCGCATCCTGGGGCTGGAGAAGGTCCCAAGGGTCCGGCTGTTCGCCGGTTAAA belongs to Elusimicrobiota bacterium and includes:
- a CDS encoding CADD family putative folate metabolism protein; amino-acid sequence: MLMSRVEEAIEEHSLLKHPFYQAWTCGELSKEDLQVYAKEYYHLEAAFPRFVSRVHSSMENPVLRQELTKNLISEEIEGKPHREQWLDFAEALGLNADEVTKNIPSSATQKTMETFFDLCGRSDWHHGIAALYAYERQQPQIAKTKREGLVKFYEMDENSPGLEFFKTHEKADEWHSEVERMILQNSSRTGEAEAIVSSCRRAAEALWKFLDGICEQINLKERMAVCLTPSQKSFSLN